The nucleotide window CTCTGCGCCTGCGCGTGCGGGACCGGCCCCGTCCCCCGTAGGTTCCGGCCTCGAAGCGGCACTGCGGCCCCTCCTGTCCCACAGTACCCGAGGTCCTCCATGAAGCAGATTCCGGCGATCCTGTTGGGCGCCCTCCTTCTCGCCACCCCGCTCCACGCTCAGAGCGGTGGCATGGCCGACCGGATCCAGGCCGCCGTCGAGGCCGTCGAGGGACAGGTGGTCGAGTGGCGTCGTGACATCCACCAGCATCCGGAGCTCGGCAACCGGGAGTTCCGCACGGCCGCGCTGGTGGCGGAGCACCTGCGTGGGCTGGGCATGGAGGTCCGCACCGAGGTGGCCCACACCGGCGTCGTGGGCGTGTTGCGCGGCGGACGGCCGGGACCGGTGGTGGCGCTGCGCGCGGACATGGACGCGCTGCCCGTCACCGAGATGGTGGATCTGCCGTTCGCATCCAAGGTCCGGACCGAATACAACGGCCAGGACGTGGGCGTGATGCACGCCTGCGGGCACGACAACCACGTCGCCATCCTGATGGGGGTGGCGTCGGTGCTGGCGGGAATGCGCGCCGACCTGCCGGGCACGGTCAAGTTCATCTTCCAGCCCGCGGAGGAGGGGGCGCCCGCCGGAGAGCGCGGCGGCGCGGCACTGATGTTGGAGGAGCAGGCGTTCTCGGATCCCGTGCCCGAGGCCGTCTTCGGGCTGCACGTGTTCCCCGCGCCGGTCGGGTCGATCCTCTATCGCAAGGGCGGGTTCCTGGCGAGCGCGGACAACCTGCGGATCGTGGTACGGGGCAAGCAGACGCACGGGGCGATGCCGTGGGGCGGCACGGACCCGATCGTCACGTCGTCGCTGATCGTGACGGGACTCCAGACCATCGTGAGCCGACAGGTGGACCTGACCGACTCGCCCGCCATCGTGACCATCGGCTCCATCCAGGGTGGCGTGCGCGGCAACATCATCCCCGACTCCGTGGTGATGGTGGGCACCATCCGGTCGCACAGCGCCGCGGTCCAGACGCTCGTGCACGAGCGCATCCGCCGCACCGCCGAGTCGATCGCGGCGTCCCAGGGGGCCGAGGCCGAGGTCACGATCGACATCGGCTATCCCGTCACTGCGAACGACG belongs to Gemmatimonadota bacterium and includes:
- a CDS encoding amidohydrolase; this encodes MKQIPAILLGALLLATPLHAQSGGMADRIQAAVEAVEGQVVEWRRDIHQHPELGNREFRTAALVAEHLRGLGMEVRTEVAHTGVVGVLRGGRPGPVVALRADMDALPVTEMVDLPFASKVRTEYNGQDVGVMHACGHDNHVAILMGVASVLAGMRADLPGTVKFIFQPAEEGAPAGERGGAALMLEEQAFSDPVPEAVFGLHVFPAPVGSILYRKGGFLASADNLRIVVRGKQTHGAMPWGGTDPIVTSSLIVTGLQTIVSRQVDLTDSPAIVTIGSIQGGVRGNIIPDSVVMVGTIRSHSAAVQTLVHERIRRTAESIAASQGAEAEVTIDIGYPVTANDAALTDRMTETLRGVVGTQGLVESPPIMGAEDFSYFANEVPGLFIGLGVTPPENPEMGAPNHSPLFYADERALPIGMRALAGLALEYLSARPAMD